The DNA segment CGGGCCTCGATGCCGAACTCTTTAAACGCGGTTTCCAGTTCCTGAATCAGGGCTTTCTCAACTTGAGCCTCCGCATCCACCACCCGGCCGATCAGCCGTTCACCCAGTCGGCCAATGCGTTGGCGCACCAATTCTCTTGAGTTGGTGACTTCAATGATCAGCACACCAACCGCGGCGGATGGAGTGCAACCTTATCCGCAGTACGGCTCGAGGATCTCCTCAAGATCCCTCAGCTGGGCTGGGGGGATCAGCTTGGAGAGGGGAAGTTGACTCGCCCCACCCGCCAGAGGCACCTTGACGGCGTCGAGGGCCTGCCGGGCTGCCACCTCAGCACCTTGATTGACGCGGGCACTGCATTCGATCGCCAGGGCTGAGGCCAGGTCGGCATCGCCGAGGTACAGATGCCAACCGCTGATCTGAACGTAGAGGCGGTCAGCCAAAGCACTCTGAAGGTCTTGCAGGTCGCTGGCGGAGAGGGACATCAGCCCAAAAGGATCGCGGTGTGGATTGCCTCCATGCTGGCTTTATTCCTCAGGCTTGGGTCGCTGAAGAATTACCCAAATCAACTGGCCCAGCCACAGGGTTGCCCAGAGGCTGGTGATCCAGGTCAGGCTTCCGCCAGGGAAGGGGTGGCGCATCTCCTGCAGAAACCAGCCGCCGCTGTTCACCGCGGCGAACACGCCGCCGTGCAGGCACAGGTTCACGATGCGCTCGAAATGCCGGTAGGTCGGATCCTCAGGGTCAGCGGGGCCATACCAGCGGATCGGCATTGCTCGGGCTCAGAAACACCTGAATCCTGACGCGCCCCGCACCCGGTTGACGAGCGGACCCTCGATGGGGTCTGATGGTTTGGTGCAAGCGCTTGTAGCTCAGCGGATTAGAGCATCTGACTACGGATCAGAGGGTCGGGAGTTCGAATCTCTCCAGGCGCGTTTCAACTGCCCCCGATGGGCAGTTTTTTTTTTTGGTTGATTGGTCGGGCTGATCGCTGCGGTTTCTTACGATTGGTCAAAGCTTTACTGACATTTCATGGGCCAGGCCTCTGGACGCGCCATCGACGCTGATCTGGCTCAGTCGGATCCCGATATCGCTGCGTTCGTCAACCAGGAACGGCAGCGTCAGGAAACCCACCTCGAGCTGATCGCATCCGAGAATTTTGCGTCCCGTGCGGTGATGCAGGCCCAGGGTTCCGTTCTCACCAACAAGTACGCCGAGGGTCTGCCCAGCAAGCGGTACTACGGCGGTTGTGAACACGTTGATGCCATTGAAGAGCTGGCCATCGAGCGGGCCAAGCAGTTGTTTGGTGCCGCCTGGGCCAATGTTCAGCCCCACAGTGGGGCCCAGGCCAACTTCGCCGTCTTCCTGGCCCTGCTGCAGCCCGGCGACACGATCATGGGGTTGGATCTGTCCCATGGCGGCCACCTCACCCATGGTTCCCCGGTCAACGTCAGCGGCAAGTGGTTCAACGTCGTCCAGTACGGCGTCGACAAGGAGACCCAACGCCTTGATATGGAGGCGATCCGCCAGCTGGCTTTGGAGCACAAGCCGAAGCTGATTGTTTGTGGCTACTCCGCGTATCCACGCACCATCGACTTCGCCGCTTTCCGCGCCATCGCTGATGAAGTGGGTGCCTATCTGCTGGCCGACATGGCCCACATCGCCGGCCTCGTGGCCGCTGGAGTGCATCCCAGCCCTGTCCCCCACTGCGATGTGGTGACCACCACCACCCACAAGACCCTGCGCGGCCCCCGCGGCGGCCTGATCCTCTGCCGCGATGCCGAGTTCGCCAAAAAGTTCGATAAGGCCGTGTTCCCTGGCAGCCAGGGCGGCCCTCTGGAGCACGTGATCGCTGCCAAGGCTGTGGCCTTCGGGGAAGCACTGCAGCCTTCGTTCAAGGCCTACAGCCAGCAGGTGGTTGCCAACGCGGCAGCCCTCGCTGAACAGCTGATCGCCCGCGGCATCGATGTCGTCAGCGGCGGCACCGACAACCATGTGGTGCTGCTGGATTTGCGTGGCATCGGGATGACTGGAAAAGTGGCTGATCTGTTGGTGAGTGATGTGCACATCACGGCCAACAAGAACACCGTTCCCTTCGACCCTGAATCGCCCTTCGTCACCAGTGGCCTGCGATTGGGAACAGCTGCGCTCACCACCCGTGGTTTCGATGCGCAGGCTTTCCGGGAGGTCGCCGATGTGATTGCCGACCGTCTTCTCAATCCTGAGGATGATGCGATTCGTCAGCGTTGCCTCGACCGGGTGGGTGCCCTCTGTGAGCGCTTCCCCCTCTACGCCGACAGCAAGCAGCCTGTTCTTGTGTGAGGCCTGGCCCAGGCTCTACAAGGGTCTGGCCGATGTCTGGTGGATGGGTTGCAGGCTCTTTAGGATTGAAGTGACTCCTTCTGACCGGGGGATCGTCTCTTTCCTGGAGCCTGCGTGAATCTCTTGGCCAGCCCTATCGCGGTCGCCTCGGTCAGCTTTCTTCTGGCTGCGGTGACCACCACGGTGCTGGTTCCCCAAGTTCGCAGGCTGGGGCTTCGCTTTGGGTGGACCGATCTGCCCGATGAGCGCAAGCAGCATGTCACCCCCATGGTGAGGCTGGGGGGTATTGCCATGGTGCTGGGCTTTGGTACGGCTTTGGCGGCGGTGTGGTCGATGGGGGGCTTCGGCCTGCTGGCGCCGGCCAAGGATCAGCTGATTTGGAGCACTCTGGCCGGTTCGCTCTGCTTTTTTCTGATTGGCCTGGCGGACGACCTCTTCGCTCTCTCCCCTTGGCCGCGGCTCGCTGGACAGGTTGCAGTGGCTTGTGCGGTTTGGAGCCAGGGCGTTCGGATTGGAGCAATCGATCTTCCCTGGTTCACCGCTTCAGCCGGTCCGATTGCTCTGCCGGACACCCTCAGCCTGCTTGCCACTGTTGTTTGGCTTGTGGGAATCACCAACGCCATCAACTGGCTGGATGGCCTTGATGGCCTTGCTGCGGGCGTGGCTGGCATTGCCGCTGTCGGGCTGGTTTCCGTCAGCTTTTCGCTGCATCAGGCGGCCGCCGGATTCCTTGCCGCAGCCCTGGCGGGCTGTTGCCTCGGCTTCCTGCGCCACAACTTCAACCCCGCCCGCATCTTCATGGGTGATGGGGGCTCTTACTTCCTCGGCTTCACCCTCGCTGCCGTGAGCATCGTGGGACCCGCCAAGGGACTCACGACGGTGAGTCTGCTGCTTCCGTTGTTGATTCTTTCGCTGCCTCTGGCCGACATGTCGGCTGTGATCATGGGCCGTCTGCGCGAAGGACGTTCCCCCTTCTATCCCGACCGCCGTCACCTTCATCACCGCCTGCTCCGCGCTGGCTTCAGTCACCGGCGCACGGTGCTGTTGATCTACGTCTTCACCCAGTGGCTTGCTGCTTTGGCCTTGGTGGTGGCCAATGCTGAGATGCGCTTCCTCTGGCTGGCTTTGGCCACGGCCATCCTTGTGGCAACGGTGGTGATCAGCCGTCGCCAGCTGCAACATGAGCGAGCTCTGATGAACACCAACCCCCGTTCAAGCTCCGTTGACCCCGCTGCAC comes from the Synechococcus sp. A15-62 genome and includes:
- a CDS encoding DUF3181 family protein, with translation MSLSASDLQDLQSALADRLYVQISGWHLYLGDADLASALAIECSARVNQGAEVAARQALDAVKVPLAGGASQLPLSKLIPPAQLRDLEEILEPYCG
- the glyA gene encoding serine hydroxymethyltransferase — encoded protein: MGQASGRAIDADLAQSDPDIAAFVNQERQRQETHLELIASENFASRAVMQAQGSVLTNKYAEGLPSKRYYGGCEHVDAIEELAIERAKQLFGAAWANVQPHSGAQANFAVFLALLQPGDTIMGLDLSHGGHLTHGSPVNVSGKWFNVVQYGVDKETQRLDMEAIRQLALEHKPKLIVCGYSAYPRTIDFAAFRAIADEVGAYLLADMAHIAGLVAAGVHPSPVPHCDVVTTTTHKTLRGPRGGLILCRDAEFAKKFDKAVFPGSQGGPLEHVIAAKAVAFGEALQPSFKAYSQQVVANAAALAEQLIARGIDVVSGGTDNHVVLLDLRGIGMTGKVADLLVSDVHITANKNTVPFDPESPFVTSGLRLGTAALTTRGFDAQAFREVADVIADRLLNPEDDAIRQRCLDRVGALCERFPLYADSKQPVLV
- a CDS encoding glycosyltransferase family 4 protein, coding for MNLLASPIAVASVSFLLAAVTTTVLVPQVRRLGLRFGWTDLPDERKQHVTPMVRLGGIAMVLGFGTALAAVWSMGGFGLLAPAKDQLIWSTLAGSLCFFLIGLADDLFALSPWPRLAGQVAVACAVWSQGVRIGAIDLPWFTASAGPIALPDTLSLLATVVWLVGITNAINWLDGLDGLAAGVAGIAAVGLVSVSFSLHQAAAGFLAAALAGCCLGFLRHNFNPARIFMGDGGSYFLGFTLAAVSIVGPAKGLTTVSLLLPLLILSLPLADMSAVIMGRLREGRSPFYPDRRHLHHRLLRAGFSHRRTVLLIYVFTQWLAALALVVANAEMRFLWLALATAILVATVVISRRQLQHERALMNTNPRSSSVDPAALGEPRG